Part of the Quercus lobata isolate SW786 chromosome 6, ValleyOak3.0 Primary Assembly, whole genome shotgun sequence genome, tggtgattttagagatatcaggggtatttttgccattttagaggtttcatgggCATTTTGcccattttagaggttttgaggatattttggtctttttagtagtttttgagcatatttggtgattttataaaatttgggtttgggtagggtatggatatccaTGGGTAAACAAACTGGGTACAATTGGGTATGGATACTAATTGGATAAGGTAATTGGGTATCCATGGATAAattaattgggttgggtatggGTATACCCTACCCATGGCCATCCCTAAATTAAGAATGGCAACTAGACGGGATAGTTGGGTTTTGAGTCGGGCCTGTTGATCCCAACCCATAAATGAATAAATACTCATTGttcacttttatatatttttttttcaaaaaaatatgaattaaatacTCATTGTTCACTTTTATAATTTAGGGGCAGGACGAACCAAGCTTGGactccccaatttttttttattttaaatataagtatatatatatatatatatatatatatataagtattacttttagcaattttattttgtaaaattacactttaatCCCATAATCGTATCATTGGTACCTAGTGAGTTTACCCATTATTGaggggaaaattttgatgttttcaaataaaatatgggGTAGCCAAGCTGAAACTTGATGATGGGCTATTGAAATAAAGTCCAAAGGATTTCGGTGTCATGTAAGCCCACCCAAGCAAGAGATAGAGGTTGCACCCTgacaaaaaaacaacaataaagccCAATAAACAGGTTActattgttagtttgttatattattagtccTCTTACAGCATCATAGTTCAAATCAGTCCTCCAGCGGTAGGGTAAATtatattcaattattaaataaatttaataaagcaTTAACTTCAGGAAATTCTTGTGTATTTTGTTCAATAGGGTCCACAGTACTCTCAACCATCATTacattaatataaagaaaaaattccaaaaagtcTCAAATACATTATAGCCTCCCATAGTAAAACAACAAGTAAATATTAGTGGCTGCATAGTGATGAAAAAGGAGTTATTTGACATGgtatgaagggagagagagatcccaactcagtgcagcaagtattaaactaagattttggtgagtaTGTGTGCATAAGGCATGAATGGGGTAATGTGGACTGTTTTGAGTGAGTGTAATAGGATTAATACTGAGATTAAGGTTTTAGTGAGTGGTGGGCTGTTTGTGACTAATTGGAAGACATTTATGAGCTGTAATTGTGTAGAGGGGGGAAAGGAATATTTGAGGTTAGGTGAGTGTGGCCTAGGAGGAATGAGTGGTGAGCTTGAGGAGAGCTAAACCATAAACAAAATGGCAAACAAATCAAGAGTTTTAGAGGGAGTGGCTGTCCCCTAGTGGGCTGAggtgtttatgtttttataatggagCTTTAGAGAAGCATGAATtaacaagaatccaaaaaaatgTAGAACTAATCAGAGGTAGTGAATCAAGGTTAATCTTCCTGGGATTTTTGGTCAAAAGTAGGAGATTTACTTTAGGGGCTGccttgcttctttgggtaatgatgggattttagaGTGCTTTGCATTAAATGTCAGGATTTTTGGGGCTAAGCTTAATCAATGTGATTAAGGCGTGTATCAAGAACGAATCCTAATGCTGCAACTGAGATTTGGACCCCCAAGAAGTAAGATTTAAACACCCCAAGCTAGGTGTCAAGCTCTAAGTCCACTTCAAGGAGTTCCGctggagatccctttatgccctccaaaccacatgttcccaattttccccctttaggattcatgggcttggcacatgaatcaCATCTTGAATGTTTTTAGCATTTATAGCATTGATTTGTTGAGGTTTGGACAATTTGGTTTCAACTCCCCTTCCACTGGAGGTATAgtcttgaggaagatgatggagttTCATCATCCTTTAGATTTCAGCTGATATGACAGCCCTCTGACACTGTTCATGTCAGGTATGGGGTGGCAGAAAACTGATGGAATAGAGTTGATTtgaaagagtctaagtctaagaagcctaccctatctaaggacaagacacatgataagcctgcatgggtttgtcacttttatggaaagtctggacacattcgtccaaactgttacaagctgcaagttgcaaagagaacaaacaaaccaaaagtacctgtgcctcaagcacaagatcctatagtacttattggtgaattggtaaaggctttaaacctttattccaatcctggagttggtaatcattctcatgtgaataagaactccaatgctcatggtgcatctaaaatgttttggatgcaaaagactcgaactaattgagtctttctgacatggtccttgtgcttcattactctaccctttgtgaccattgttctttggttttgttgtgtttttgttttctaggatttgcattacataacattcatgcatttcattctaagtttttttttattaaaaaaaaaaaaaaaaaaaaaaaaggaagaaaaggaagcaaattttgttttgtactattcttcttggtttttgagaacaaggttggtcaatttattttcatataacatgtcttttgtaccttgtttagctttgatgagcttacttattgcactttactagttgaaactttgtagtgcatgttatgtgggaaagatgtttatggttttttattacactgtcttaatcttgaagtcacatgtttttgaatgttggacttgaacttttagagaaatgcataaataaccatctcaccactgttcactagccaatcatgaacaccttagtgcaaggttgtcaaaatcgcgatcCGGATCGTAAAATcgcacgattttacgatcccacctcatcaaaaagattaaaatcGTAGCAGGATCGCAAAAATGTTAGGATCGTTTGTAGGATCGTGTAGGATCGTAtaggatcgtaggatcgtatgggatcctaccctaccgatcctaccattaggcttttttggatttttttttttttttttttttaagtgggattCATTTGGGTCATTTGGGTAAGTCCAGTAAAATAATGCCCGGCCCACCTAAAGGTCCAATACCCACAAGCCCAATGAATTAAAGTCCTAAATTACCcctctctcaaaataaaatcccaaaaaaaccTATACTACTTAAGTTAAGTTttcaaacaaaacctaaatattttagaaacactTAAAAGCTTCAGCAGTCAACAGACTCAACACTCAACACGCACGCACTGCTCCCTCCCGCGCGCCTCCACAGTCCGACTCCCCTGTTAAAAACCCAGCACTCAGCCCTCTCAATGGTGAACTATTGCTGCTCTCAATCTTTCTTAAGTATTTAGAAACATTCAAAAACAGCACCTCAGTCCCGCACTCGCACCTGCTCAATTCTCTGTCAAAAGCTCCAGAACGCAGCAGCTCTGTCCCGCGCGCCTCCACAGTCCCCTGTCAAAAACCCAGCACTCAGCCCTCTCAATGGTGAGCTATTGCTGCTTTCAATCTTTCTTAAGTATTTAGAAACATTTAGAAACATTCAAAAACCAACACCTCAGTCCCGCACCTCCTCAATCAAGTCAATCCTCTGTCAAAAACCCAGCACCTCTCAGCCCTGTCAATGATGTTGCCGTGAGCCATTGCTGCCTTTAAGCTTTCTGGTAATCTTTTTTGGTAGTTAGTACTTATTAAGTTAGTAGTTTATCATTTATTTGCACTTTGATAGCTTGATTCCAgattgttgtgttgtgttgtgtttatgtttttatttttctattttgttaactaaattaagtaaaatttgaaaaattaagaaacaggGTCTTTAGTATTTGATTCTTTGAGAAATATTAGTAAACACAATTAGTAGTTTAGAATTGCACATAACCTGTTTGATGAATTTTCTGTGTGATTTTTTTGAGCATGCTCTGTATCTTGGTGTCTTTTTTTGCAGCTCTAGTACAAATATACAATGTCTAATTTGGCTAGAAAGAAAATTAAGCGAAAAAATGCACCAGGAAATAGGTCTGACCTGGGATGGGAACATGGTGTTGAAGTAGGTTCAAGGCAAGTTCAATGTAATTATTGCAAAGAAATTCATAGTGGGGGTATATATAGGCTGAAGCATCATTTAGCTGGGACTAGGAAAAATGTTTCAGCTTGTCCTAGTGTGCCAGAAAAGGTGAGGGAAAAATTTGCGACTCTTTTGTATGCCCAATCTGAAGCatctataaaaaagaaaaggtggtATACTATAGAAGAAGAGGATGATGGCAATGATGATGAATTAGTTGAAGTACAACAACTACATTCATCAAAAGGGAGGGGCAAACACATAGGCTCCATGGATAAGTTTGTTACAAAAAATAAGCAAGTAACAATGAATCGTGTGTTTAAAAAAGGAGAACGTGATCTAGTGATCCAACAAATTGCTAGATTCTTCTACACTAGTGCCATcccttttaattgtgtcaaaaatccgGAGTTTCTGCAAATGATTGATATGATTTCAAGATTTGGGATTGGCCTCAAGCCTCCTTCCTATCATGAGATTAGGGAGACATGCTTGAAGAAAGAGGTAGATTTTACACAACAAATGCTTGAAGAATATAAGATTGAATGGAAAAAAACAGGTTGTTCAATTATGTCTGATGGCTGGTCTGATAAGAAAAGGAGAtccatttgtaattttttggtgAATAGTCCCAAAGGAACCATTTTCCTATACTCTATAGACACATCTAACATATCTAAAACAGCTGAAAAAGTTTGTCAAATGTTAGATGAAGTTGTCGATAGGGTTGGAGAGGAGAATGTTGTGCAATTGGTGACTGACAATGCTGCTAACTACAAACTAGCTGGAGAGATGTTGATGCAGAAGAGAAAGTGCCTGTTTTGGACTCCATGTGCTGCCCATTGCTTGGATTTGATACTTGaggattttgaaaaaaagattaAGGACCATAAGTACACAATTGCAAAGGGGAAGAAGATTACAACGTTCATATATTCTAGAGCTATGCTTTTAAATTGGTTGAGGGATTTCACTAAAGGGAGGGAATTGATTAGACCTGCTGCCACTAGATTTGCAACATCATATTTGACATTGTCATGCCTTAATGAGTTCAAAGGAGAATTGATGGCAATGTTTTCTTCTGAACAATGGAGGTGTAGtaaatttgcaaaaacaaaagaagggaaaagaaTTCATGCCATAGTTATGGATAACAATGGCTTTTGGCGACTTGTTGTCAAATGCTTGAAGGCCGCAATACCCCTTTTAAAGGTGCTTCGCCTGGTTGATTCTGATACACCTCCAATGGGATTCATTTATCAAGAAATggaaaaagcaaaagaagaaatacagaaaaatttcaataatgttCAAAAGAGGTAAccattttatttatatcttccttaaatttacatttgtttttaattcattagcttattaaatatatattctttttttttaatataatatccACTGTTTTAAATTGTAGTTACAAAGAGATATGGGATATTATTGATGATCGATGGGAAATGCAACTTCATAGGCCTTTGCATGCTGCGGGATACTATTTGAACCCTTCTATTCATTATGATCCTTCTTTTGATCCGGGTTCAGATATTAAATTAGGACTATATACGTGTCTTCAACGAATGGTTCCAGAAGTTAGTGATAGGAAAAAGATAGATATGCAActtgaaaaattcaaacaagCAAAGGGACTCTTTGGTATTGAAGCTGCCATACTAGCCAGAGATACCAAACAGCCAggtaacaattttgttttttgttttttgttttacattcaAATTCATCTTTAttagttgtaaattttattcttaAGACTAAGATATTATAATTCATATATGTATCAGCTGAATGGTGGGACTCATATGGAGATGATTGTcctgaattgaaaaaatttgctaTAAGAATATTGAGCTTAACATGTAGCTCATCTGGTTGTGAAAGAAATTGGAGTGCGTTTGAAATGGTAAGACCAAATGACTTTGGTATATTATGACAAGAtggttttctattttctttcttagtAAAAGTTTGTTTCTTCCCCCCTCCCTTGTGTTTGAGAATtctcaattaaaattattacaactatAGGTACATTCAAAAAGGAGAAATCGCTTACACcagaaaaaaatgaatgactTGGTCTTTGTTATGTACAACTtgaagataaaacaaaaaagagctAAACCATTGagtacaaaagaagaaattggttTGGAGAATTTGTCTTCTGATGATGAGTGGTTAGCAGCAGATTCTGTAGATTCAGAAGATGATAGTGCGGATTTTAATGAAGACAATGAAGGTATTAATTTATAACTTTAAAGCCTTCCTTTATAGCTAATATTTATACAAGTTATCAATGTATAGTTTGAATGTGTGACCACTAATCACTAATTTACATTTGTATactttacttatcaaaaaaatttgtatattttgctTATCAATGTTAGGTGATGATGAGGTTTCAAGAGTTGCTGCCAAAGGAAAAAGTGTGCTAGTTCATGATGTTAGTGATGAATTTCCTGAGAATGATGATGGTTctaatgatgatgatagtgatCGGCCCCCACCTGGATTTGAGAGAGTTAGGGATTTCGATGATTACGCCATGGATGTTGATACTAGGAAGGATATAGATGATGAAATGAGATATGACAATGATAGTGACTAGATTAGAAGAACTTTAGAAtgagaattctcttttggattttatatttgtaattagCTAGTTTACCTTAGATTGagaattctctttttgaattacatattgtaaatttgtagttagctagtttttatatgctaactagcctaacttattttggatttggaacttagaatttggaaaacattttccatatatgtagataatattttggtacttagttgctaattaaacatgtattgaactttttagatatattatgtcaaaagttaaatatattttgtttcgttAGAATAACATAAGAACAATGTAGTGCgtgtaaattacattttatgatgcaatttttgttttttaatggatggattcatattttaagtgattatataacatacaaagtcattatcaataggatttttgcttaaaatctgaaaataggtaggatcttacgatccacgaTTCGATCTTACGATCCATGATCTTACCTACCTCCcacgatcctacgtaggatcccgattttgacaaccttgccttagtgcatatcataagattttgtactcgagaaagtgtagcacatgcacaaaaataacataaggtgaagcctcggtttaaattgcttaattcttaaaatcaaaattggtgtgtactattaggcttgatgccaaactcacatgacttaaaattgatatgtatattatgaggcataaattcaagaaacttacatgattgcaagcttatgatctaggagatgtaggagttatatgatgtaactctttaggtgatagtctcttttaaattctttgtgatgaattttgtagactttgtgattgattgctattcacatatcacctcacatgtatctcaaagttttgctagttgcacacactacacgagttactctttgttaaactttgtacatgttattgtatgtgtttatggtctgaccaaccaagttttgcaaatactttgaattttgtgcaaaattaatttgttgcttgaaaatttgtggagaatgcaagaaattttgtttttgggaatttgggcttaaaattcttgttttgaaaatcatatcatctcatactcatgcattttgttcttaaatttcaatgctttgagttgattctaaatgtttttttcaaaaaaaaaactgtgtttttcctcaaatttggtgagcctctgcccatttcgatcgatccattctgttttttgatcgatctaaatt contains:
- the LOC115950051 gene encoding uncharacterized protein LOC115950051 produces the protein MSNLARKKIKRKNAPGNRSDLGWEHGVEVGSRQVQCNYCKEIHSGGIYRLKHHLAGTRKNVSACPSVPEKVREKFATLLYAQSEASIKKKRWYTIEEEDDGNDDELVEVQQLHSSKGRGKHIGSMDKFVTKNKQVTMNRVFKKGERDLVIQQIARFFYTSAIPFNCVKNPEFLQMIDMISRFGIGLKPPSYHEIRETCLKKEVDFTQQMLEEYKIEWKKTGCSIMSDGWSDKKRRSICNFLVNSPKGTIFLYSIDTSNISKTAEKVCQMLDEVVDRVGEENVVQLVTDNAANYKLAGEMLMQKRKCLFWTPCAAHCLDLILEDFEKKIKDHKYTIAKGKKITTFIYSRAMLLNWLRDFTKGRELIRPAATRFATSYLTLSCLNEFKGELMAMFSSEQWRCSKFAKTKEGKRIHAIVMDNNGFWRLVVKCLKAAIPLLKVLRLVDSDTPPMGFIYQEMEKAKEEIQKNFNNVQKSYKEIWDIIDDRWEMQLHRPLHAAGYYLNPSIHYDPSFDPGSDIKLGLYTCLQRMVPEVSDRKKIDMQLEKFKQAKGLFGIEAAILARDTKQPAEWWDSYGDDCPELKKFAIRILSLTCSSSGCERNWSAFEMVHSKRRNRLHQKKMNDLVFVMYNLKIKQKRAKPLSTKEEIGLENLSSDDEWLAADSVDSEDDSADFNEDNEGDDEVSRVAAKGKSVLVHDVSDEFPENDDGSNDDDSDRPPPGFERVRDFDDYAMDVDTRKDIDDEMRYDNDSD